The Cellulomonas fulva genome includes a window with the following:
- the groES gene encoding co-chaperone GroES codes for MSVSIKPLEDRIVVKTLEAETTTASGLVIPDSAKEKPQEGEVLAVGPGRIDDKGNRVPLDVAVGDKVIYSKYGGTEVKYAGEEYLILSARDILAIVVK; via the coding sequence GTGTCGGTCTCCATCAAGCCGCTCGAGGACCGCATCGTCGTGAAGACGCTCGAGGCGGAGACGACGACCGCATCCGGTCTCGTCATCCCGGACAGCGCCAAGGAGAAGCCCCAGGAGGGCGAGGTCCTGGCGGTCGGTCCGGGTCGGATCGACGACAAGGGCAACCGCGTGCCGCTCGACGTCGCAGTCGGTGACAAGGTCATCTACTCGAAGTACGGCGGCACCGAGGTCAAGTACGCCGGCGAGGAGTACCTCATCCTCTCGGCGCGCGACATCCTGGCGATCGTCGTCAAGTGA
- a CDS encoding WhiB family transcriptional regulator, which translates to MAEISRLPGPVMDLWEWQFDGACRDADQDLFFHPEGERGSARRRRAEAAKAICATCPVLNECREQSLAVREPYGVWGGLSEDERAAILAERGRAVTVRRTTA; encoded by the coding sequence ATGGCCGAGATCTCCCGCTTGCCCGGTCCCGTGATGGACCTGTGGGAATGGCAGTTCGACGGCGCCTGCCGTGACGCCGACCAGGACCTCTTCTTCCACCCCGAGGGCGAGCGCGGATCGGCCCGGCGCCGGCGCGCGGAGGCCGCGAAGGCCATCTGCGCCACGTGCCCGGTGCTGAACGAGTGCCGCGAGCAGTCGCTCGCCGTGCGCGAGCCCTACGGCGTCTGGGGCGGCCTGTCCGAGGACGAGCGGGCCGCGATCCTCGCCGAGCGGGGCCGCGCGGTCACCGTCCGCCGCACCACCGCCTGA
- a CDS encoding MerR family transcriptional regulator, protein MTLPQGDSSGTASAAAAPDADASRVPRGAGGPLTVAAVAARLGVAPATLRTWDRRYGLGPSERSAGSHRRYTGVDVERLLVMRRLTLDGVAPGDAARLALLADLGPAGAGTAPSTAPGGGAAATPAALLDAALAGDRAACGRLVALRAGAGRGEIEEWWAGLVEPVLSDVARRTVVDRPGQDAGLVLRGCAAEAIAAWLPEGRRGAVVLVLVPPGQERPLVAQALAAALVAGGADARIVGGPVGRRHALELVVMTRPVALVTVSARADADLSLVDEVAAERPDLPQLVMVPDGGAPVPVGPSVQRSRSFRGLLHEVLALTGGAPNG, encoded by the coding sequence ATGACCTTGCCGCAGGGGGACTCCTCCGGGACGGCGTCCGCGGCAGCCGCGCCGGACGCGGACGCCTCGCGTGTCCCCCGCGGCGCCGGCGGACCGCTCACGGTCGCCGCGGTCGCCGCCCGGCTCGGGGTCGCGCCCGCGACGCTGCGGACGTGGGACCGGCGGTACGGGCTGGGCCCCAGCGAGCGCTCCGCCGGGTCCCACCGGCGGTACACCGGGGTGGACGTCGAGCGGCTGCTCGTCATGCGCCGGCTGACCCTCGACGGCGTCGCGCCGGGCGACGCGGCACGGCTGGCGCTCCTCGCGGACCTGGGGCCCGCGGGTGCGGGCACCGCGCCGTCGACCGCGCCCGGCGGCGGGGCGGCCGCCACGCCGGCCGCGCTGCTGGACGCCGCGCTCGCGGGCGACCGCGCGGCGTGCGGGCGCCTCGTCGCGCTGCGCGCGGGGGCCGGGCGGGGCGAGATCGAGGAGTGGTGGGCCGGGCTGGTCGAGCCGGTGCTGTCCGACGTGGCGCGGCGCACCGTGGTGGACCGCCCCGGCCAGGACGCGGGACTGGTCCTGCGCGGCTGCGCCGCCGAGGCGATCGCCGCGTGGCTGCCGGAGGGTCGGCGCGGCGCCGTGGTGCTGGTGCTCGTCCCGCCCGGCCAGGAGCGGCCGCTCGTCGCGCAGGCGCTCGCGGCGGCGCTCGTCGCCGGCGGGGCCGACGCCCGTATCGTCGGCGGGCCGGTCGGGCGGCGGCACGCGCTGGAGCTCGTCGTGATGACGCGGCCCGTGGCGCTCGTGACCGTGTCCGCGCGCGCCGACGCCGACCTGTCCCTGGTCGACGAGGTCGCGGCCGAGCGGCCCGACCTGCCCCAGCTCGTGATGGTGCCGGACGGGGGTGCACCCGTGCCGGTCGGGCCCTCCGTTCAGCGCTCGCGGTCCTTCCGTGGCCTGCTGCACGAGGTCCTCGCGCTCACGGGGGGTGCGCCGAACGGGTGA
- a CDS encoding helix-turn-helix transcriptional regulator, translating into MAGVVVCHASTTVRERLVVTSIGVPTLSPVRAAATVDELLAHARRVPPTVVLLDAHIPAPGAGEAIRRLRAVAPGAAVVVLAAPDDAAALDRALALGARGFLAPDVGRAELSAVAAHVLASPVVPGATRPVVDVPRPAVPVQESADLADPAPEPVRPAVALTKREIEVLVGMSNGRSNAQIGAELFLSEDTVKTHARRLFRKLGANDRAQAVAIGLRGGIIR; encoded by the coding sequence ATGGCTGGGGTGGTGGTCTGCCATGCCTCGACGACCGTGCGTGAGCGTCTCGTCGTGACGTCGATCGGCGTCCCGACGCTCAGCCCGGTGCGGGCGGCAGCGACCGTCGACGAGCTGCTCGCGCACGCGCGTCGCGTCCCGCCGACCGTCGTCCTGCTCGACGCCCACATCCCCGCACCCGGAGCGGGCGAGGCGATCCGCCGGCTGCGTGCGGTGGCCCCCGGCGCGGCGGTCGTCGTCCTCGCGGCGCCCGACGACGCGGCCGCCCTCGACCGTGCCCTCGCACTGGGCGCCCGCGGCTTCCTGGCCCCGGACGTCGGCCGCGCGGAGCTCTCCGCGGTCGCGGCGCACGTCCTGGCGAGCCCGGTCGTGCCCGGCGCGACGCGTCCCGTGGTGGACGTGCCGCGTCCGGCCGTGCCGGTGCAGGAGTCCGCGGACCTCGCCGACCCGGCGCCCGAGCCGGTCCGGCCGGCGGTTGCGCTGACGAAGCGCGAGATCGAGGTGCTGGTCGGCATGAGCAACGGCCGGTCCAACGCCCAGATCGGCGCCGAGCTGTTCCTCTCCGAGGACACCGTCAAGACCCACGCGCGCCGCCTCTTCCGCAAGCTCGGGGCGAACGACCGTGCCCAGGCCGTCGCCATCGGTCTGCGCGGCGGCATCATCCGCTGA
- the guaB gene encoding IMP dehydrogenase gives MTGPDSPADPFARIGLTYDDVLLLPGETDVIPSEVDTTARLTREISVRVPLLSAAMDTVTESRMAIAMARQGGIGILHRNLSIADQAHQVDRVKRSESGMVTDPVTVSSDATLAELDALCGTYRVSGLPVVDADRRLLGIITNRDLRFVPAGEFETRRVREVMTAMPLVTAPVGIDRDDAAALLAKHKIEKLPLVDDAGVLQGLITVKDFVKSEQYPMSTKDAEGRLVVGAAIGFFGDAWERATALVEAGVDVLVVDTANGHARLMLEMVNRLKTDPFTRHVQVIGGNVATREGAQALVDSGADAVKVGVGPGSICTTRVVAGVGVPQVTAIYEAALACKPAGVPVIGDGGLQYSGDIAKALVAGADTVMLGSLLAGCDESPGDLVFVNGKQYKHYRGMGSLGAMASRGRVSYSKDRYFQADVASDEKIVPEGIEGQVPYRGPLGAVAHQLVGGLHQSMFYVGAHTIPELQQRGKFIRITAAGLKESHPHDIQMTVEAPNYTSHR, from the coding sequence ATGACGGGACCCGACTCGCCGGCCGACCCCTTCGCGCGCATCGGCCTGACCTACGACGACGTCCTCCTCCTGCCCGGAGAGACCGACGTCATCCCGAGCGAGGTCGACACGACCGCCCGGCTCACGCGGGAGATCAGCGTCCGCGTGCCGCTGCTGTCCGCCGCGATGGACACGGTGACCGAGTCGCGGATGGCGATCGCCATGGCCCGTCAGGGCGGCATCGGCATCCTGCACCGGAACCTGTCGATCGCCGACCAGGCGCACCAGGTCGACCGGGTCAAGCGCTCGGAGTCCGGCATGGTCACGGACCCGGTCACGGTCTCGTCCGACGCGACGCTCGCCGAGCTCGACGCGCTGTGCGGCACGTACCGCGTCTCCGGTCTGCCGGTGGTCGACGCCGACCGTCGCCTGCTCGGCATCATCACCAACCGCGACCTGCGGTTCGTCCCCGCGGGCGAGTTCGAGACGCGCCGCGTCCGCGAGGTCATGACCGCGATGCCGCTGGTCACGGCCCCCGTCGGCATCGACCGGGACGACGCCGCCGCGCTGCTCGCCAAGCACAAGATCGAGAAGCTGCCGCTGGTCGACGACGCGGGCGTGCTCCAGGGCCTCATCACGGTCAAGGACTTCGTGAAGTCCGAGCAGTACCCGATGTCGACCAAGGACGCCGAGGGCCGGCTCGTCGTGGGGGCCGCGATCGGCTTCTTCGGCGACGCGTGGGAGCGGGCCACGGCCCTCGTCGAGGCCGGCGTGGACGTGCTCGTCGTCGACACCGCCAACGGCCACGCGCGGCTGATGCTCGAGATGGTGAACCGGCTGAAGACCGACCCGTTCACGCGTCACGTGCAGGTCATCGGCGGCAACGTCGCGACGCGCGAAGGCGCCCAGGCGCTCGTCGACTCCGGCGCGGACGCCGTGAAGGTGGGCGTCGGGCCCGGCTCGATCTGCACCACGCGCGTCGTCGCCGGCGTGGGCGTCCCGCAGGTCACCGCGATCTACGAGGCCGCGCTCGCCTGCAAGCCCGCGGGCGTCCCGGTGATCGGCGACGGCGGTCTGCAGTACTCCGGCGACATCGCCAAGGCGCTGGTCGCCGGCGCGGACACCGTGATGCTGGGCTCGCTGCTCGCCGGCTGCGACGAGTCGCCCGGCGACCTCGTGTTCGTCAACGGCAAGCAGTACAAGCACTACCGCGGCATGGGGTCGCTCGGTGCCATGGCGTCGCGCGGTCGCGTGTCCTACTCGAAGGACCGGTACTTCCAGGCGGACGTCGCGTCCGACGAGAAGATCGTGCCCGAGGGGATCGAGGGGCAGGTGCCGTACCGCGGGCCCCTGGGCGCCGTGGCGCACCAGCTCGTGGGCGGGCTGCACCAGTCGATGTTCTACGTCGGCGCGCACACGATCCCGGAGCTGCAGCAGCGTGGGAAGTTCATCCGGATCACGGCGGCCGGGCTCAAGGAGTCGCACCCGCACGACATCCAGATGACGGTCGAGGCCCCGAACTACACGTCGCACCGCTGA
- a CDS encoding exonuclease domain-containing protein, which translates to MTRTTDGRHGALLGFDTETTGIDVRRDRVVSAALVLRDATGTHVRTWLVDPGVEIPEAAGAIHGLSTEHVRAHGAAPAVALEEIAALLVEHVRAGGTLVAYNASFDLAVLDAELARYGRPTLPERLGGPVRPVLDPMVLDRMADPDREGGRRLVDLCEHHDVTTGLLHTADADTLATLDVLDAVLAASPVLADATAQELHDRQAVAVAAWRAAYHARKAAEAAQAVLDALMGRAAEPAAR; encoded by the coding sequence ATGACCAGGACGACGGACGGGCGGCACGGGGCGCTGCTGGGGTTCGACACGGAGACGACGGGCATCGACGTCCGGCGGGACCGCGTGGTGAGCGCCGCGCTCGTGCTCCGGGACGCGACGGGCACGCACGTGCGCACGTGGCTGGTGGACCCGGGCGTCGAGATCCCCGAGGCCGCGGGCGCGATCCACGGCCTGAGCACCGAGCACGTCCGGGCGCACGGCGCCGCGCCTGCCGTGGCGCTGGAGGAGATCGCCGCCCTCCTGGTCGAGCACGTGCGCGCGGGCGGCACGCTCGTCGCGTACAACGCCTCGTTCGACCTCGCGGTGCTCGACGCGGAGCTGGCGCGGTACGGACGTCCCACGCTGCCCGAGCGCCTCGGCGGGCCGGTGCGGCCCGTGCTCGACCCCATGGTCCTGGACCGCATGGCGGACCCGGACCGCGAGGGCGGGCGCCGGCTCGTGGACCTCTGCGAGCACCACGACGTGACGACGGGCCTCCTGCACACCGCCGACGCGGACACGCTGGCCACCCTCGACGTGCTCGACGCGGTGCTCGCGGCCTCCCCGGTGCTCGCGGACGCCACCGCGCAGGAGCTGCACGACCGTCAGGCGGTCGCGGTCGCCGCCTGGCGCGCGGCGTACCACGCCCGCAAGGCCGCCGAGGCCGCGCAGGCCGTCCTCGACGCCCTCATGGGCCGCGCCGCGGAGCCCGCGGCGCGGTGA
- a CDS encoding GuaB3 family IMP dehydrogenase-related protein yields MSNEIEIGRGKRGRRAYSFDDIAIVPSRRTRDPQDVSVGWQIDAYHFDLPVLAAPMDSVMSPATAVALGRLGGLGVLDLEGLWTRYEDPTQHLSEIATLDAARATARMQEIYAAPIQPELIAARLQEIRAAGVTVAGALSPQRTQEHWRTVVDAGVDLFVIRGTTVSAEHVSGNAEPLNLKRFIYELDVPVIVGGASTYTAALHLMRTGAAGVLVGFGGGAAHTTRVSLGIHAPMATAVADVAAARRDYLDESGGRYVHVIADGGVGRSGDLVKAVACGADAVMLGAALARATEAPGRGFHWGPEAHHPHLPRGERVEVGTAGTLEQILFGPGHTADGTLNTIGALRRAMATTGYSDLKEFQRVEVVVSPYQPR; encoded by the coding sequence GTGAGCAACGAGATCGAGATCGGACGCGGCAAGCGCGGGCGTCGCGCGTACTCCTTCGACGACATCGCGATCGTCCCGTCGCGCCGCACGCGGGACCCGCAGGACGTCTCGGTCGGCTGGCAGATCGACGCGTACCACTTCGACCTCCCGGTGCTCGCCGCCCCGATGGACTCGGTCATGAGCCCGGCCACCGCCGTCGCGCTCGGCCGGCTCGGCGGCCTCGGCGTGCTCGACCTCGAGGGCCTGTGGACGCGCTACGAGGACCCGACGCAGCACCTCTCGGAGATCGCGACGCTCGACGCGGCGCGCGCCACGGCGCGGATGCAGGAGATCTACGCGGCGCCGATCCAGCCCGAGCTCATCGCCGCGCGGCTGCAGGAGATCCGGGCCGCCGGGGTCACCGTCGCCGGCGCGCTCTCCCCGCAGCGCACGCAGGAGCACTGGCGCACGGTCGTGGACGCCGGCGTCGACCTGTTCGTCATCCGCGGCACCACGGTGTCCGCCGAGCACGTCTCGGGCAACGCCGAGCCGCTCAACCTCAAGCGCTTCATCTACGAGCTCGACGTGCCGGTGATCGTCGGCGGCGCGTCCACCTACACCGCCGCGCTGCACCTCATGCGCACGGGTGCCGCGGGCGTGCTCGTCGGGTTCGGCGGGGGCGCCGCGCACACCACCCGGGTCTCGCTGGGCATCCACGCGCCCATGGCGACGGCCGTCGCGGACGTCGCCGCCGCTCGTCGGGACTACCTCGACGAGTCCGGCGGCCGGTACGTGCACGTCATCGCGGACGGCGGCGTCGGCCGCTCGGGCGACCTCGTCAAGGCCGTCGCGTGCGGGGCGGACGCCGTGATGCTCGGGGCGGCGCTCGCGCGCGCGACCGAGGCGCCCGGCCGCGGCTTCCACTGGGGCCCCGAGGCGCACCACCCGCACCTGCCGCGCGGCGAGCGCGTGGAGGTCGGCACGGCCGGCACGCTCGAGCAGATCCTGTTCGGACCGGGCCACACCGCGGACGGCACGCTCAACACGATCGGCGCGCTGCGCCGCGCCATGGCGACCACCGGCTACTCGGACCTCAAGGAGTTCCAGCGCGTCGAGGTCGTCGTCTCGCCGTACCAGCCCCGCTGA
- a CDS encoding PH domain-containing protein yields the protein MGYPQDVLTENERVVVHKHPHIKALLGPGLLLLVVTGLCSWGAVWAGGSDSVGGARTPLQIALGVVWLAVVVLFLVRFVSWRTTHFVITDRRVMFREGVVTRSGIDIPVRRINSVQFRHGLVDRVLRTGTLIIESASDDPLEFDDIPGVEKVHALLYAELDDTLDGDDDDPTVPPQPR from the coding sequence GTGGGCTACCCCCAGGACGTCCTGACCGAGAACGAGCGCGTGGTCGTGCACAAGCACCCGCACATCAAGGCGCTGCTCGGGCCCGGGCTCCTCCTGCTCGTCGTCACCGGGCTGTGCTCGTGGGGCGCCGTCTGGGCGGGCGGCAGCGACTCCGTCGGGGGCGCCCGCACACCGCTGCAGATCGCGCTGGGCGTCGTGTGGCTGGCGGTCGTCGTGCTGTTCCTGGTGCGCTTCGTCAGCTGGCGCACCACGCACTTCGTCATCACCGACCGGCGCGTGATGTTCCGCGAGGGCGTCGTCACACGGTCCGGCATCGACATCCCGGTGCGGCGGATCAACTCGGTCCAGTTCCGGCACGGCCTGGTCGACCGCGTGCTGCGGACCGGGACGCTGATCATCGAGTCCGCGTCCGACGACCCGCTCGAGTTCGACGACATCCCGGGCGTCGAGAAGGTGCACGCGCTCCTCTACGCCGAGCTCGACGACACCCTCGACGGGGACGACGACGACCCGACGGTCCCCCCGCAGCCCCGCTGA
- a CDS encoding ABC transporter ATP-binding protein, producing MSTPTGTTVHTLAVESATIGYDERVVVHDMTLEVPTGKITTIVGANACGKSTLLRAMARLLKVKAGRVLLDGTPIDDLPSRQVATVLGLLPQTPVSPEGIAVADLVGRGRYPHQGWFRRWTADDDAAVEEALVATDTLDLADRPVDELSGGQRQRVWIAMALAQQTDVLLLDEPTTFLDVAHQVEVLDLLTDLNRTRGTTIVMVLHDLNLAARYTDHLVALREGRLVAQGRPVDVVTPELVQEVFRMASQVVPDPVSGTPLVVPVGRHHSSDGTRRTSTLATSDAAYQTL from the coding sequence GTGAGCACCCCGACCGGCACCACGGTGCACACCCTCGCCGTCGAGTCGGCGACCATCGGGTACGACGAGCGCGTCGTCGTGCACGACATGACGCTCGAGGTGCCGACGGGGAAGATCACGACGATCGTCGGCGCCAACGCGTGCGGGAAGTCGACCCTGCTGCGCGCGATGGCGCGGCTCCTGAAGGTCAAGGCCGGACGCGTCCTGCTCGACGGCACGCCGATCGACGACCTGCCGTCGCGCCAGGTCGCGACCGTGCTGGGCCTGCTGCCCCAGACCCCCGTGAGCCCCGAGGGCATCGCCGTGGCGGACCTCGTCGGGCGGGGCCGGTACCCGCACCAGGGCTGGTTCCGCCGGTGGACGGCGGACGACGACGCCGCGGTCGAGGAGGCGCTCGTCGCGACCGACACGCTCGACCTGGCCGACCGGCCCGTCGACGAGCTGTCCGGCGGGCAGCGCCAGCGCGTCTGGATCGCCATGGCGCTCGCGCAGCAGACCGACGTCCTGCTGCTCGACGAGCCCACGACGTTCCTCGACGTCGCCCACCAGGTCGAGGTGCTCGACCTGCTCACCGACCTCAACCGCACGCGCGGCACCACGATCGTCATGGTCCTGCACGACCTCAACCTCGCGGCCCGCTACACCGACCACCTGGTCGCGCTGCGCGAGGGACGGCTCGTCGCGCAGGGGCGCCCCGTCGACGTGGTGACGCCGGAGCTCGTGCAGGAGGTGTTCCGGATGGCGTCCCAGGTGGTGCCCGACCCCGTGTCCGGAACGCCCCTCGTCGTGCCCGTCGGGCGGCACCACTCGTCGGACGGCACGCGCCGCACCAGCACCCTCGCGACGTCCGACGCGGCGTACCAGACGCTGTAG
- a CDS encoding FecCD family ABC transporter permease, which translates to MTAVLDRAAAGPGAPGALVAAGRRARTRRWRLVVAVLTLVVLGLVVLTLCVGERSYTPAEVLRVLLGEQVPGASFTVSTLRLPRVLTGVLVGIAFGMGGVVFQTMLRNVLASPDIIGISAGASAAAVVAITMFGVSGLALSGIAIVAGVVVAGTIYALSWRQGVHGARLILIGIAVGAMLDSVVAYALTRSSVYDVNTALRWLTGSLSQAFWPVVGPLALAMAVLVPALLVLSRRLTALQLGDDASASLGVAPDRSRLALLVVGVALIAVGTAAAGPIAFVAFLSGPIAHRLVRGTGSLLVPAALVGAVLVVGGDLVGQQLLVTRFPVGVVTGVLGAPYLLWLLARTNRSGGSL; encoded by the coding sequence GTGACCGCCGTCCTCGACCGCGCCGCCGCCGGCCCGGGCGCACCCGGCGCGCTGGTCGCCGCGGGCCGCCGCGCCCGGACCCGGCGCTGGCGCCTCGTGGTCGCGGTCCTCACGCTCGTCGTCCTCGGCCTCGTCGTGCTCACGCTCTGCGTGGGCGAGCGCTCGTACACGCCCGCCGAGGTCCTGCGCGTCCTGCTCGGCGAGCAGGTGCCGGGCGCGTCGTTCACCGTCTCGACGCTGCGCCTGCCGCGCGTGCTGACCGGGGTGCTCGTCGGGATCGCGTTCGGCATGGGCGGCGTCGTGTTCCAGACGATGCTGCGCAACGTGCTCGCGAGCCCCGACATCATCGGGATCAGCGCGGGCGCGAGCGCCGCGGCCGTCGTCGCGATCACGATGTTCGGGGTGAGCGGGCTCGCGCTGTCGGGCATCGCGATCGTCGCGGGGGTCGTCGTCGCGGGCACCATCTACGCGCTGTCCTGGCGCCAGGGCGTGCACGGCGCGCGGCTCATCCTCATCGGCATCGCGGTGGGCGCGATGCTCGACTCCGTCGTGGCGTACGCGCTGACCCGCTCGTCGGTGTACGACGTCAACACCGCGCTGCGCTGGCTCACGGGCAGCCTGAGCCAGGCGTTCTGGCCCGTCGTCGGCCCGCTCGCGCTCGCGATGGCCGTCCTGGTCCCGGCGCTCCTGGTGCTCTCCCGGCGGCTGACGGCCCTGCAGCTCGGGGACGACGCGTCGGCGTCGCTCGGCGTCGCGCCCGACCGCTCGCGGCTCGCGCTCCTCGTCGTGGGCGTCGCGCTCATCGCCGTGGGGACGGCGGCGGCCGGGCCGATCGCGTTCGTCGCGTTCCTGTCCGGGCCGATCGCCCACCGCCTGGTGCGCGGCACCGGGTCGCTGCTCGTCCCCGCCGCGCTCGTCGGCGCCGTGCTCGTGGTGGGCGGCGACCTCGTCGGGCAGCAGCTGCTCGTGACACGCTTCCCGGTGGGCGTGGTCACCGGCGTCCTCGGCGCCCCCTACCTGCTCTGGCTGCTGGCCAGGACCAACCGTTCCGGAGGAAGCCTGTGA
- a CDS encoding FecCD family ABC transporter permease, with the protein MTVTVPAPSPAVPVAGRPASLRRRRTVGLVVCLALVALAVLASLALGSRVVGWSDVLAGLTHPDPGSIDQAAVQSRVPRTVLGLVVGAALGVAGALLQGLTRNPLADPGLLGISSGSSLAVVIGIGWLGISTLAGYVWLAILGAAVTSLLVYGIGSLGREGATPLKLALAGAATTAAVSSLVSMVLLTRTDVLDTFRFWQVGSLGRADLGQLAQVAPLLLVGAVLAVACARGLDALSLGEDVAVGLGQRTGTIRALGGLAAVLLCGTAVALAGPIGFIGLVMPHLARSLTGPSHRWVLPYAAALGAALLLVADVVGRVVVRPQELEVGIVTAILGAPVFIAIIRRQKVREL; encoded by the coding sequence ATGACCGTCACCGTCCCGGCACCGTCGCCGGCCGTCCCCGTCGCGGGGCGGCCGGCGTCGCTGCGGCGTCGGCGGACGGTCGGGCTCGTCGTGTGCCTGGCCCTCGTCGCGCTCGCGGTGCTGGCCTCGCTCGCGCTCGGGTCGCGCGTGGTCGGCTGGTCCGACGTGCTCGCCGGCCTGACGCACCCCGACCCGGGCTCGATCGACCAGGCCGCGGTGCAGTCACGGGTGCCGCGCACGGTCCTGGGCCTCGTCGTCGGCGCCGCGCTGGGCGTGGCGGGCGCGCTGCTGCAGGGCCTGACGCGCAACCCGCTGGCCGATCCGGGCCTGCTCGGCATCAGCTCCGGCTCGTCGCTCGCGGTCGTGATCGGGATCGGCTGGCTCGGCATCTCGACCCTCGCGGGCTACGTGTGGCTCGCGATCCTCGGAGCAGCCGTCACGTCGCTGCTGGTCTACGGCATCGGCTCGCTCGGCCGCGAGGGGGCGACGCCGCTCAAGCTCGCGCTCGCGGGGGCTGCGACCACGGCCGCCGTGAGCTCGCTGGTGTCGATGGTGCTGCTCACCCGCACCGACGTGCTCGACACCTTCCGGTTCTGGCAGGTCGGCTCGCTGGGCCGCGCCGACCTGGGCCAGCTCGCCCAGGTCGCCCCGCTGCTGCTGGTGGGAGCCGTGCTCGCGGTCGCGTGCGCGCGCGGGCTCGACGCGCTGTCGCTCGGCGAGGACGTCGCGGTCGGCCTGGGGCAGCGCACCGGCACGATCCGGGCGCTCGGCGGCCTGGCGGCCGTGCTCCTGTGCGGCACCGCCGTCGCGCTCGCGGGACCGATCGGCTTCATCGGCCTCGTCATGCCCCACCTCGCGCGCAGCCTGACCGGCCCGAGCCACCGCTGGGTCCTGCCCTACGCGGCCGCGCTCGGCGCCGCGCTGCTCCTGGTCGCCGACGTCGTCGGCCGGGTCGTGGTCCGGCCGCAAGAGCTCGAGGTCGGGATCGTGACCGCGATCCTCGGTGCGCCGGTCTTCATCGCGATCATCCGCCGGCAGAAGGTGCGTGAGCTGTGA
- a CDS encoding iron-siderophore ABC transporter substrate-binding protein, whose translation MRSASLRPFRAAAVALAAALALTACASDGTDEGATTPTGGTTSAAAGQFPVTIANTFGETTIEAQPERVATVAWGNHDVAIALGVVPVGMQKATYGDDDTDGVLPWTREALDALGVTDDTLPVLFDESTSLDLEAVSNTEPDVVLAAYSGLTEEEWTTLSQIAPTVSYPKYAWGTSWRDMALIDGEALGLEDQAQAKIDEVEATIADGLAARPDIEGKSVAYGWIDPTNLSKISLYAPLDARVQLMDDLGMHTADSVVDLAGDSDQFFVDVSAENADALADVDVLALYGDDTTVATLQADPLWSKVPAVERGSVVVLPNDGPLSAATSGPTVLSVPWALDDYLDLFEAAAKKV comes from the coding sequence ATGCGCTCCGCTTCCCTGCGCCCCTTCCGGGCCGCCGCCGTCGCGCTGGCCGCCGCGCTCGCGCTGACCGCCTGCGCCTCCGACGGCACCGACGAGGGCGCGACGACGCCCACCGGTGGCACCACGTCCGCCGCCGCCGGCCAGTTCCCCGTGACGATCGCCAACACGTTCGGCGAGACGACGATCGAGGCGCAGCCCGAGCGCGTCGCCACCGTGGCGTGGGGGAACCACGACGTCGCGATCGCGCTCGGCGTGGTCCCGGTCGGCATGCAGAAGGCCACCTACGGCGACGACGACACCGACGGCGTGCTCCCGTGGACGCGCGAGGCGCTCGACGCCCTCGGTGTCACGGACGACACGCTCCCGGTCCTGTTCGACGAGTCGACCAGCCTGGACCTCGAGGCCGTCAGCAACACCGAGCCCGACGTGGTGCTCGCGGCGTACTCCGGCCTCACGGAGGAGGAGTGGACGACGCTCTCCCAGATCGCGCCGACCGTCTCCTACCCGAAGTACGCGTGGGGCACGAGCTGGCGCGACATGGCCCTGATCGACGGTGAGGCGCTCGGCCTCGAGGACCAGGCGCAGGCGAAGATCGACGAGGTGGAGGCGACGATCGCCGACGGCCTCGCCGCGCGCCCGGACATCGAGGGGAAGTCCGTCGCCTACGGGTGGATCGACCCGACCAACCTCAGCAAGATCTCGCTGTACGCCCCGCTCGACGCGCGCGTGCAGCTCATGGACGACCTCGGGATGCACACCGCCGACTCCGTCGTGGACCTGGCGGGCGACAGCGACCAGTTCTTCGTCGACGTCTCGGCCGAGAACGCCGACGCGCTGGCCGACGTCGACGTCCTCGCGCTGTACGGCGACGACACGACGGTCGCGACGCTCCAGGCCGACCCGCTGTGGTCGAAGGTCCCGGCGGTCGAGCGCGGCTCGGTCGTCGTCCTCCCGAACGACGGCCCTCTGTCCGCCGCGACGTCCGGCCCGACCGTGCTGTCGGTGCCGTGGGCGCTCGACGACTACCTCGACCTGTTCGAGGCGGCGGCGAAGAAGGTCTGA